The genomic interval gtcagaccggccgtagtCTAGCGGTTAGACTGGCCAGctggctcggtcagaccgccgatgTCGACAGCAACGGCGTCGGCTTCAGTCTTCTCCGCTTGTATAGTTTTCGCTGCATCTTCAGTAGGTActtgaacatcttgagattTCTCCTTGATAGCAACGACCTCCGaagctttggcttctttcctcacccacaccttcttcacACTTTTCACCTTTGATCTACCGGACCGATTCTTTTTTGGGAAACGGTCTTGTCTTGAATTAGATTGACTTGGTATTGTCCTAGGTGATTGCTTCCATCCTCGATGATACGGCATATGTGGTTGAGGTATCCATGGcatgtaatacataaaaggataaccaaATAGTGACATTGGATgtggataccatggcatcacaaccggaggtttatatggagttggtatagttgatggcttcgattgctttgatgtttgaccaaatctcttcctgcgagatgatcttggtcttttcgaatcactagtttggttatcaaatcgttgaccagctaatcctttcttgtacttagccataagcatctcaaaagtgagcttcggctttttAGTCTTTTGGGAACTAGATGACTCATCTTTTGTAACTTTATGATCTTCGGCCTTCGCATTTTTGATCCTATTCTTGGGCcgaggatccccaataataacacttttccctttctttttgccAACATCAATAGAACTAATAGGGAGAGGATCACTAACAATTCCGGTCTTAGGCATAGAGGTAACCGAAATAGTTTCACAAGTGACCGATGAAGTATCAATCAGTCTTTGCTCCATCAAGTTTGCATCTTTGAAATAACcatgaaactcatgctccatttgtgaccatgtagaaattgaattaggagcaagtaaactataccatgtagatgcaaagtttgacaaagaaagaggaaacaattttaacttaagcaaatcatcattaccggccttaccacattgatcaataaattggccgatatgctccattgttgTTCTAGCATCCTCACCTGTGAATTTCGTGAAATTGGGCTCCTCAAATCCTTGCGGGTACGGGACCGAATCTACGTGTTCAGGATACAgcctttgatatgtatgcataacTATTTTAGATTCTATCTCACTACTATCCCGCAAGACATTTTCATtatcttttccaacatccacatgaccgATTTGTGATTCGGTCTTAGGTGACAATGCTATTTCACTTTCGTTTGTGATACAATCTGAACCGTCATTTAGTTCGGTTATATTTTCAATGATGCTATTCTCTAAGCtagcaacacaatccgaaccattaCTTGGTTCGACTATTCCATCATTGtctaaactagtaacacaatccgaaccaacacttggttcggctatattGGTTATTGCGTTATCATCCAAACTAATAAGACAATCCGAATCAAcatttggttcggctatacTCATTACggcatcattgcacaaattattaccacaatccgaaccatcgcTTGGTTTGGCTATACATGATATTGCATTTTCATCTAAACTAGCTTGTAAGctattgtcatccactcggctttcctgagccagagcttcatgcaacacatgatcaatatcaagaaatatctggccattcaatttctctttaatagaatcaagcaatccatcatatgcaatgttggccaaatctttgtaagttattttcaaactaaaacatcGGCTTTTAATATATCTAAACCTTTCAATATAATCAAcgacagattcattgtatttttgcctaaccgatgttaaatcagacaacctAAGCTCAGTCTCACTAGTGtggaaataatcatgaaatttttgttctaattgagcccaggAAAAAATAGAATTTTCCGGTAAAGAAGTAGACCATGCAAAAGCAGTACtggataaagataaagaaaataagcgcaatttacatgtattcATACTACTAGCCCTACCACATTGCGCTAAGAATTGATCTACATGCTCGTATGTagtcctactatcctcaccactaaacttggtaaattcaggAATTTTATAATCAGGAGGATATGGGACAGCGTCATAAaaatcaggatacggcttttggtactccctagcacgattccttagttttgtgaaattctCCCTGATAGTATTTCTAAACCAATCCTCCACAGTTTCAGGCTTTGGTGGATCTGGTGGTGGACTTGGTGGCCTAAAAGGTGGTTGTTGCGGcacaatattgttatattggccatacctagtattgggaggatatcccctattaatatcattgtaggcattagggatatgtggaatagcatgactaacagtattaacaggtgatgaataataattaaaatcagtacTGCTAGTTATGGTATGAAAACTTGGAGAAACTCCCTGGTTagtggtgcggtcagaccggccacaggaGGTCCGATCTGGCCAAAAtagggcacggtctgaccggctatggtaggcacggtctgaccggcataggatgcggttagaccggtgtcatGACCAGTCATACCGTTAGCTAGGTTTTacatatagccgattcctgTGTAATAGGCTGTATAATCACCCATTGACCCCCAtagcattataagcatattgtatAGGAGCAAAACTAGAGGTAGCATATGCATCTACACAATAATCATTAACCTTTTGAATAGCAAAGTATGGGTTGGGCGAATCGGAAGTTACCTTTGGTGAAACTACGACCTGAGATAGCGGGATAACGCCTTGATCAGTCCGAATGTATTGTGTAGTAATATTGTTGAACCCGTTCCCGCTCGTcatagttgatgaagaaattcctTGATTAATTCCGGCCATATAGCTCATAGCCGAAATATTTTGAccgaataaattaatatacggTCTTGACTTCCTCGTATGTACTGTACTCGGCAAAAgtatttgatttatttgataATCAACCGAGTAGACTTAGCAAAATTTAGAAACTAATCTAAAGCTTCACAGTGTAACCGATACAAATTGAATCGGTTtttatcttccttttttttaatgtgaACAGTAATAGATCGGATTGAATAGCCTGATCTTTTCTAACTCGTGTACAGTACTAGCTTTGATCAATCAAATCTTTCTGTTGCCGTGTGAAACAAAAAGAAACGAGGCCGTCGAGCCGGCCTCTGCCTCCTGACGATGATCCTCGGTATACGCGGCCTGAACAGCAAGTATTCAGATGGATTTAGTAACGACTAGATAATTAACTTCGCCGCCGAATAGATTAATCCGGCGATGAAACCAGTGCGTAGCGATAGCAGTACAGTGTAGATTGATTTCGGCTATTAAGCCGAAACTCCTGATTTGATGAACAGTAATTACTAGATTAAACGAAAATTCGGCCATGATATGGCCGATTAGATCGTTTGCCAGCGGAGTCGCTAAAAATCATGTTGGCAACTTTTTATGACAAGTCGataagcacgatcgcaacacctaaacgcctcgCCAACCACCTTAATCTAGCCAAgcggccaaatcaagatgggttttgtagaaaaaaagctaaaccggctaacgaagccgatttagagatcaaaatcagcctctaggccgatttagatcgatatgaagataactacccgtctcgtgggcaaaacggaaggttttcaggacaaacctacaaagaggtgtcgcactctcgcagcggcggcggacggtttacggcgcaaaccgacaaagatggactaaactagggtaaaatagaaaacatagtaaaagaacgattcaagtagattgtattagggggttttacaatgaaccggccttgtcccttaaataggggttggtcttgccctctacaggcccttctccacgtccaactcgggatagaaaccaaaggaaatacgaaacatgccttcccgagcaaggaaacccgagacctgacgaaaacagactcggactcggaccctaaCGATCTGACcacccacatacctgcggtcagactgaccctactagccggtcagaccgcccacatacctgtggtctgaccggcccttgtgaaggaaacccggcactttccaaactttgacaatttttccctatttcatctataggtgccaaatttaggtgtaaacCACAAGGCAGCAAATCGATACGCTGACAACAACAATTAGTgctatttgaaaataatgtagCCAGATTACTGACAGGTTTATGCACACTTAGCGAGCTAATGTTGAAAGCGTAGCAAACTATCCTCCATACTTCAATTGCAACAGGGCACCTGAAGAAATGATACACACAATTTCTTCAGAACAACAAAAAGACATACTTTAATCCGACGCGCGCAGGCTCGTCGAGGGGCCCGCTGCCGCACACGATGTCGTATACGCCGTGCTCCGGTCGTCCGTCCGCACGGCGATGGTGGTCCGTCCCAAGGCCGCGGCAAATGGAGGCAGAGGGGTAGAGAGACGGCACGGAGGGGGAGGGAGTAGAAAAATCTGGCGGCCTCCTCCGAGTCCGACTGGGTCGCGGCCGGAGGTGTTCGTCGAGAGCCCGCGGATGAGCACGTTCGGAGGGGATCAGGGCGGAATTGGTGGTGGTAAGTGGCGACAACGCGACcgaggagaaggaagagggaGTTCCTCTGTCCTTAGACGGAAACAAGCGCAGGACCGAACAGGTGAAGAGGTATTCACCGTTTTGGAAAAAGCCCCCTTAAACTTCCTATATTACAATTAGCTCCACCGCATCGATTTCTGACCATGGATACGCGATCCGACGGCTGCGAGCGAGGGAGCGAACCTTGCAATCGGGCTGAGCCACGTGGCGTCGCTGACGCTCGAGAACACGCCCTGAATTCGGTATAAGGCCAGTAGCAGTGCGGGTAACACACATCAGGAGCTCAAAGCCTCCAGCTAGACAAAGAACCGGATAAAGAACCACACTTCACAGTGCATGTGTCTTAAACAATACATGTTTGTGGGTCCCACCCATATTAGTAGGTCCCACCATCTCTCTTTTCATattcatctctccctctctatatCTATCCATTCTTCTCGCATGCCACTGACCAGGACGGCAAGTGGCAAGGGCGAGGACGGCGGGCAAGAAGGCACAGACGCCGGTGAGCTCGGACGCGGCCTCAACCTCATGCaagctcctctccttctccgtgCTTTCCCATCGAGCCGGTGAGCTTCTCCGACAAGgatagtggcggcggcgcggaccaAAGCGGCGTGGCAACGAGCTCCCCGGCGACACCGAGGTCAGTGACGCGGAGCGGAGcgcgtggacgacgacgaggctcTCCCTCACTCAGCTCCACGGCGGCACACGACGGCGAACcgcccgccccctcctctccttgtcggggccggacggcggcgacctcaaCGGCAGGATGGCTGTGCGCATGGCGAGGTAGCGggtcctgcggcggcggcgtcctcagGGCCGAGCGGTGCcggctctcccctcctccctcgcggAAGAAGCcggtgttaacgaccaaatttggtaatattagCATCGAAGGTGAAGatgggatcgaagcggaatcggaGATAAGGATTGTTGCGGGAACAgtgtaagaatcggctggagtccagatcggctatgaCTAGAATCGGCTAAATCTGAATCAGATTGGGTtaggtgatacagccgattccggcaACATGACTCGTATCCAACATTGGgtttgagttgatatgcttcaagatgattgtcCCACGTGGACAGAGTcctgaaaaggcaattgtatctattaattaggatgttttatataatttccttagagatatgcttagggcaaaagtctgccgcaaagacttatggtatcttagagtttattagagataatagtcgtgtccagtatggacatatcttgtaattctcgggtaaaaatagaccccgagccctatgtaaaaaaaggagaacacacgttcaatacaatttcgacgcatcgccacctttttgctttaattttatttcgacgagttcttgctttcgggttgagctgcatcggtttcgatcttcaacaagaggtaaaacttattacgacgacttgtgttctcgggattagtgcttccatcttcatgatactctaatcttgtttacgtaattcgttgagttatcatatatcgtaCATAATCTCTGCAAATATCGCTacctaacctacaatcggctaacatctgttagtagaggacagccgattaggttagattttgatgttgatttagattatataagatatctaccactctatgaaacttctagcggcttgattgtctagatattgttcttcttttcatacttaatgctgcatcagttgagtttgatctataaagtcgtgcttagaatatcaatctctagcatgccttctggttgccgattagggtagtatcggagtttcagccgatattatctgatttaaccatatttgctctatatgcttcagtgacatgttaaatccgccctttatgtcaagatcttattgcatttaagtatattaagcttttgtttgatatattatacttattttaatatcctgatatagagtagtatcggagtattagccgatacatgctagatctatatgatcggctatgttataaacatatatagtcctgttattaatatatatttcgatccaagtgatttatactgtctcggcatggcgaccggtctatcccaatcacttgatttaaatatatatcgatataagaactatatattggtaatatctacaaccgatcgagtaggtttagttctttattatctatttatagtcgccgatcgattcacatatgacatcggctcaaagataaatgatatgtcatcggcacttagccgatcggctatcatttatagatatAACCGCGATCTCTctgtttctatttcttgttgattgcaggatcaaatcaactggcacgctaacacaccTGAAgacgagctttggacctgcactggagttaagcagatctcccaggcctcgtgttttacgtcaacagccggcgagggtggcggtggcgccaaACGATGCCAGGGACGCGGCGGACGGGAAGCCCCGGGGCGAGGACGGCGGGCAAGAAGGCATGGActtcggcgaggcggcgcctcTCATCGTCGGGTCCAGAGGCCACAGACGCTGGCGCCTCCCTCCCCCTACCCCGCTCCGCAACGACGGGCTCTCGGTGGGGTCTTCCTCGCGGAGGTCGCCGCGTGACCTCGTCTTCCTCAcggacgacgagcggcggcacggccgtCCTCGCGGAGGTCGTCGTCGACTGGAGCCACGCGACCTCATCTTCCTCTCAAAGCCGGGCGAAGCGGCGgtccgagcggcgacggcgacgacgccgggctGAGCGGCCAGATCCGGCCTAGGCCCACTGGAtcaaggcgacggcggcgaggttggaCGCGGCATCGACCTCgagctcctctccttctccgcgCTTTCCCCATCGAGCCGGCGAGCTTCTCCGacgaggacggtggcggcggcacggatcgaagcggcgcggcgacgagctCCCTGGTGACATCGAGGTCGGCGGTGCGGCGACGAGCTCCCCGGCGACATCGAGGTCGGCGGCACGGAGCGGGAGACAGCAACGAGGTCGACGCTGGAGAGGGCGCGAGGGGACGGCGAGTTGGAGGCACGCCCTCCACAGCGCGAGCTCCAGGCGTTCCCTCTGCCTCGCACGAGCGAGGAATCGCGTTTCCTTGCTTGGGAGCGAGCGGCTCAACAAGGACGCGGTGCTACGCGACATGTCGGCGAAATTCCTAGCTGGCACAATAACGCAAACACTCCACCTAGGAGCACTGTGAAAGGCCTTAAGAGACTAGAAAGCCTGTGCGCTGTTGGCGCCCTATCCATGTAACCTGTATAAACCATATTACACAGTAATGCACGtattatttattgtttatttGTCTGCATTATGTTtgtatatatttaaattacATATCAGATAAAACAAAACAGAGGACAATGTCAAATATATGTGGTTGATGATGATCGATTTGGTTATTGTTATTCCATCGTTTTATGACTTTAAATTATATGTTTTATATAATAGCCCTAACAATTAACATGTATTTTAGTTActtcataaaaaaatgaaattacttTGTTCCTTACCCGTTCcctgtatttattttttttttaaaaaaaatcagcctgAGTGTTTCAAtcactttctctttttttataaaccAAAAAACTGTAGTTCTATCATCTTTCTTAGACCATTCACAGTATAAGAGCCTCATATGAGGGGCCTTAAAGTGCCACATAGGATAAGATAACATGTCTGAAATTTGTTTATCTGCATAATGCACAGTGGCTCTAGGGATGGCTTCGATTATAAGTAGTCCAACATTTTTCACTGAACGCCCTAAAAATCCGAATTAGAAACAAATATAAATGGCTTAagatgttttttataaaaaaagattgTCATTTTTTAAGATTTATTTGGAGATCTGTACACATTTCCTTTGGTTTATATCCTCCACAAAGTATGTCTCATATGTTCTGGAATTGGCTTGGGCTGAGTTCTTATCTCCATcttcccaactcacctctcccgttttccgcgtgcatgcttttcgaactgctaaacagtgttttatttgcaaaaaaaaattatatacgaaagttactttaaaaaatcatattaatccatttttcaaatttattttagctaatacttgattaattatGAGATAAACGCTGATTTGTTTTGTGTGCTAGGGAGTGAGGTTTCCAACGCTCACTCCCGAACACAACCTTTTTggtgttgataaaaaaaattaagaatctTATTTTTGTTGGAGCATTCGTTTTATGTTGGGCTCTCTGACTTAGTAGGAATAAGATGGGCTTTGATAAATCACCATAAAAATCTTATTTGTAAGTACTTTTCAGGGCAACGTATTGGCTTCAGTATTGGGCAATTATAGAGGTGTGAAGAAGATATCAAACTAATTAATGATACATGTCGTAAACTTGAGTCAACGATTATGCAGCTCTTTGCCAACTTCGGATGGAGGTTCTCAAATAGGATTCAATAGTTGTGGGATCTTTATCTTGTGTTGGTGGTGTATTAGTTTATGCTTGTTTAAAAATTTCATACTGTGATTTCCGGACTCACTGTGTGAGTTTGCTATTGTGTGAGCTACGTAATAATTGGTTATAGCTTGTTTGAGCAAAGGCCACgatattttattctattattaaaaaagagAGCAATACGATCAGTTTATGCATGGGTAATTCTTCTGTGCCGTATTTAGATAGCTGTACTTGTCCcgtgtaaattatttttcaactttaaaaacaGATTTGTTAACAGACAAATAACTTCTTTAAGCGTATCTGTATGCGTTTAACAAATACTTTGGAAGATATGTCTTTTAGATTAGTAGgatttacaaaatttatcaaattacATGAAAATTACGAAATTTATAGAATGcatatttttaaagtaaatGACTCCTATCATCaacttaggccgtgtttagttctaaagtttttcttcaaacttccaacttttccattatatccaaatttttctacacataaatttccaatttttccgtaacatcgttctaatttcaaccaaaggtatgaactaaacacggccttaataTGGAGTCATATAAAAGGTTACTCTTTGTACATCAGACCAAACCAGTATTGAAAAGTTAAAACTTAGAAGGTCCTGCACATAAATACGTGAGTACTAACCTagggtatttttgaaaatattttgtatgTAGTGAAGTATAGGATAAAAATActattaggggtgaaaatgaaTATTTGCTAGGTGTTAGTGGCACGCATAAGTTAGCAGGTAGCCTTTGGGAATCGGGAGCTGTGAGCTGTGAGTGCCTCGTCGTCCACCTCTGCTTTCAATCCAAGTTCACTCGTCTTCTCTCATACACCATGGTTGTGGCTTGTGCTTTCGAGTTTCCACCATTGATTTGCACTGAGAAAGAACCGATGGATGAGGCCAGCTCTGCATGCACGATAGAGGCAGCGGAGGTGGCGGGGATCGAACGACAGCTGGTTAAAAGGAGGAGCCAGAGTCCCCGCCGTCGCTTGGCATGCCACCACCATCTGTCATCGTCTCCACCTCTGAtctccggcgacgagcgggctgACGATGAGGTGAGCCAAGGTGAGGTAGCGGTGGTTGCGAAAGTGGACGAGGAGGCGGTGCGAGCGGCGGAAGCGgtgaggcggtggtggcggaagCGGCAAGGAGGCTATCGAGGAGACGATCCGAGCGGTTGATTTGGCGCAGAGGTGGTGAAGAAGGCCGATGACAAGTAGGGTGGCGTTGAGCCGAGCCGCTCCCCGTGGATCTGGCGACGGCGTGGACCACCACCGGTAGGTGGCGATGGCTGGTGAGCAGGCGCGTATCGAGGACCCGCGCGGGCTGTCGAGCTCCAGGACCGTCGCGGAGGTATTCCCTCTGGCCCTCTCCATCTCTGCCAGCTTTGCCCCCTCCAGTGTCGTCTACAACTTCGTCTCGCCTTGTACAGGCACATGAGCAGcggagccaccaccaccacctcgtctTCGCTGGAAGCAAGTGCCGATGGCACGGATCAAGGCAGGATGGGGCCAAGGAGCTCCCGGTGGTAAATCAACCTCGAGCTCATCGTCCCTGTCATTGTCATCTCCGCGACGGCATGGTGATtaggaggatttttttttttggttctggGATTTTTTTCCTCTACTCCAGGCTCTTCTAGATGGCATTGTGCATTTTGTTTAAAAACCCTTCTTAAAACTTGCATTTTATATTTAGGTCCGCTGGACCTTTTTCTCACCGTTCGTATGTCATCGGACGGCTATGGGACATTTTGAATGCGTGGCATGTTCTCCTGCTGAGAATTTGGATGGAGCGCAAGCGTGATGCCACGTGGCTCAGTGAGAGGCCTGGGATTAGACCTGAAATCGTATATAGAGATtgagggacctcagatgaacttattcctatataAAACCCAAAGTAGGGTCCACGtgtgcccaaaaaaaaaaatctatgggcCTCAAAACGGCACAGTGCGAAAACCCGTGTGCTGTCATGGAGCCATTTAACCAGTAATGGCACGGCACAGTAGTATTAAAGGCGCCCACCCCTCGTGTCCAGAGATAAGGCTAAAGCTCACCGTCCATCGTCGTCCTCCGACCTCAAGCCCCCTCTCCGAGCTGACACGACCAGCTTCAGCACTTCAGTTCGGCTCCGTCCCCGAGTTCGGCAGCCGAGGCGAGTGGGGCAATGGTGGCTCCCGCGACGCTGTCCCTCCGCCCCTTCGCGACCCTCGCGCCGTCCCGCGCCGCGCTGCCCCGCGTCGGCGCCGGGTTCGCGCTCCCGCCCGCCGTCTCGTGccagccgaggcggcggcgcctgtCGCTCCGCGCCGTGGCCGTCGACTCCGACCAGCAGGGCTCCCCCGAGCCTCCCGACCAGGTAAACCAAACCGCCCCTCGCCTCCCGCcctaattttgataattttccCGTCCCGGTTTGAGACGGAGAATTGTGGTGGATTGGGCGCGCGCAGGAGGCGAAGCCGAAGAAGTACCACTTCCTGGTGGCGAACGCCAAGTTCATGCTGGACGAGGAGGAGCACTTCCAGGAGCAGCTGAAGGAGAAGCTGCGGCTCTACGGGGAGCGGGAGAAGGAGCAGGACTTCTGGCTGGTGGTGGAGCCCAAGTTCCTCGACAGGTTCCCCAACATCACCAAGCGCCTCAAGCGCcccgccgtcgcgctcgtctCCACCGACGGCAACTGGATCACGTAAGTGCAGTGCCCCCTCCCTCCATCGATCATTTCAATTGCAGCCGCAACCGATgctaataataagctaattacTAGTACAACACAAAACATGTCTAGTACAGAAATTAAAACGCCTATCATAAAGAGTCGCAGTGTCAGTACGGTATTACCTGTGTGTAGTGTGTTATGGACTTATGATCAGCAGAGAACAAAGTACAAACTGCAAAAGCACCGAACCAACATGATGACAACATCAACAGTTTTTCATTTCTCTTACCACTCATCAAATGTGGATTTAAATAGAGCTTTACGGTATTGCTGATCCTACGCCGACATACATTTGCTTCAGTACATGTTCTGAGCTGGTGACAAAATAAGGACGATGCCAAAATGCCTAGTTTGGTTAATATGCAagcattcttcttttttttttgttgaaaaaactTCAAATTCAGGGATAAGAAATGCCAAACTATTGCAAATAAGCAGTAGTTTTCTTATATAGCACTAATTACAGCCAAAGATGCTAGTAGTGCCTTGTCCATCGGACTTGCACTCGCGATTGTAAAATGCTTCCCACGAAATATGCATCCTGCGACTGTAAACACATTCTGCAGCTATAAATATATCCCACAAAACAGTAAATTGTGTCTCTTGCAAATGCAAGCGGAGGGATATAGACATATAGTAGAATATTTTTCTTATAAGAGCAACTAGTCAGATTTGAGCCCGTAATGTTCTGTACAATTGTAACGTCCATTTTCCAAGTTTGATGTGTTTCACCGGGCACATTTCTAACATTTGGTCAAGATCCTGtttcaaatgcaaaagtacaaaaGTTTTTTATAGTCCTTGTGAAGTATTGTGAGGCGTAGGTATATTGTAGTGTTGATATGACTGGAAAAACTcagaactactccctctgtttatTTGTGTATGATGCTGGTTAGTTTATTAATGTCAAACATTTCAGAATGGATGAATACACCTTATGTAAACGAAGACACTGAGTGTACCTTTTGAGTTTTGCTCAAGTCAACAGTCCTTTGGAATTTTACGTGATCCTCCATCTTATTTGCTATGATGCTTGGATCTGTCTTTCTTTGTCATGGCTCATGATAATGATCTACAAGTGTCATCTtaattttttgagaaaattcctTACGTGCCTCTGTTTTTTCGCTCAATCCCTTCTATAAATTTTGCCACATCCCTTACATGGTCTTGAGTTTTCATTTTGATACCCTACATACCCATTCCGTTATTTGGCCATGAACTGACcgttatatttttttccctgaaaTGACTATACTGCCCTTCTCTCATAATTATGTGCTAGCTTATTGAGAAAAAACACAATTCTCGATGTGGAAAATTCTTATATATGATAAAATCAAAAGTGATGGAATTATTTGACCCTAAATATGAAAGATTCAAATTTTTAGCAAACTTCAAAATACTGATAAATTCATACAAAATTTCATCAAGAACTTGAAACCAAAACTATTTTTGTTTGGCTTACATTTGAATTGAAAATGATTTGAAAATGATAAATTTCAGTTTTAAAATTTGTGGTCAAAGAATTATAccccatttgttttttttttaaaaaaaataatgaacctTTTTCCCATTGagaattgtatttttttctcaataagCTAGCACACAAGTACGAGGGGTAATATTGTCgttttggaaaaagaaatctAGCGGTCAACTAATGGAATAGGTATATATGGGATTAAAATGAAACTCGGGAGCATGtaggaaaataggaaaaattcaGAGGCACAGAAATGATTGAGCGAAAACTAGTCAGGGCACAGAGGAattttctctgatttttttcCACGCACCATACTAACTGGGTAGGATTTCGAGTTGTGGACATTGGTAATGAGTCGTTCGCATCCTGAACACACTGATTTGATGAGAAAGCTAGTGAAAAAGTAATAGAGGGAAAGGGACAATCTTATTGGACTACGAA from Oryza glaberrima chromosome 3, OglaRS2, whole genome shotgun sequence carries:
- the LOC127766044 gene encoding uncharacterized protein LOC127766044 — protein: MSIAEPNVDSDCLISLDDNAITNIAEPSVGSDCVTSLDNDGIVEPSNGSDCVASLENSIIENITELNDGSDCITNESEIALSPKTESQIGHVDVGKDNENVLRDSSEIESKIVMHTYQRLYPEHVDSVPYPQGFEEPNFTKFTGEDARTTMEHIGQFIDQCGKAGNDDLLKLKLFPLSLSNFASTWYSLLAPNSISTWSQMEHEFHGYFKDANLMEQRLIDTSSVTCETISVTSMPKTGIVSDPLPISSIDVGKKKGKSVIIGDPRPKNRIKNAKAEDHKVTKDESSSSQKTKKPKLTFEMLMAKYKKGLAGQRFDNQTSDSKRPRSSRRKRFGQTSKQSKPSTIPTPYKPPVVMPWYPHPMSLFGYPFMYYMPWIPQPHMPYHRGWKQSPRTIPSQSNSRQDRFPKKNRSGRSKVKSVKKVWVRKEAKASEVVAIKEKSQDVQVPTEDAAKTIQAEKTEADAVAVDIGGLTEPAGQSNR
- the LOC127766875 gene encoding uncharacterized protein LOC127766875 isoform X2, whose amino-acid sequence is MVAPATLSLRPFATLAPSRAALPRVGAGFALPPAVSCQPRRRRLSLRAVAVDSDQQGSPEPPDQEAKPKKYHFLVANAKFMLDEEEHFQEQLKEKLRLYGEREKEQDFWLVVEPKFLDRFPNITKRLKRPAVALVSTDGNWIT
- the LOC127766875 gene encoding uncharacterized protein LOC127766875 isoform X1, encoding MVAPATLSLRPFATLAPSRAALPRVGAGFALPPAVSCQPRRRRLSLRAVAVDSDQQGSPEPPDQEAKPKKYHFLVANAKFMLDEEEHFQEQLKEKLRLYGEREKEQDFWLVVEPKFLDRFPNITKRLKRPAVALVSTDGNWITFMKLRLDRVLAEQFEAETLEEALASNPVDLKFDKPEKWTAPYPKYEYGWWEPFLPPKSSNGTA